A genomic region of Candidatus Omnitrophota bacterium contains the following coding sequences:
- a CDS encoding DUF3108 domain-containing protein, whose translation MKHLRWLFILFLLFVSPRMGETIPLGVDLSALPFGEKEELVYNVRWSFINVGEAVLGLNRISGSVWRVYSTAKSYSFFDSFYKVRDSIESLWDIGLGRSLRFEKRTREGGKEKDELIVISAATNTAVKDGRKWKVSPRALDVLSALHFIRMQPLSVGKNIVMDVYTKNKLWPLEVAVIKKERIKVGDKKYSTILVEPKMREEGIFNAKGRIWVWLTDDENRVPVRMNSKVLIGSVSVDLIEIRR comes from the coding sequence ATGAAACATTTGAGATGGCTGTTTATTCTGTTTCTTCTTTTCGTGTCGCCGCGGATGGGAGAAACGATCCCGCTCGGCGTCGATCTTTCGGCGCTGCCGTTCGGCGAAAAAGAAGAACTGGTTTACAATGTCCGCTGGTCTTTCATTAATGTGGGTGAGGCCGTGTTGGGATTGAACCGGATCTCCGGTTCCGTGTGGCGGGTGTATTCCACGGCTAAATCGTATTCCTTTTTTGACAGTTTTTACAAAGTGCGGGACAGTATTGAATCCCTGTGGGATATCGGCCTGGGTCGCTCTCTGCGTTTTGAGAAGCGTACAAGGGAAGGTGGAAAAGAGAAGGACGAGCTTATAGTTATATCCGCGGCTACCAATACGGCAGTCAAGGACGGCCGGAAATGGAAAGTGTCTCCCCGTGCGCTGGATGTGCTCAGCGCCCTACATTTCATAAGGATGCAGCCGCTCAGTGTCGGTAAAAATATCGTGATGGATGTTTACACAAAGAATAAACTCTGGCCGCTGGAAGTGGCGGTTATCAAAAAAGAGAGAATAAAAGTCGGTGATAAAAAATACAGCACTATTCTGGTTGAGCCCAAAATGCGCGAGGAAGGGATCTTCAACGCGAAGGGACGCATATGGGTGTGGCTTACAGACGATGAAAACCGTGTTCCCGTGCGCATGAATTCAAAGGTGCTCATCGGCTCAGTCAGCGTCGATCTGATAGAGATACGCAGGTAA